DNA sequence from the Halichoerus grypus chromosome 8, mHalGry1.hap1.1, whole genome shotgun sequence genome:
aaatatttcaacacCATATGTTCAGCTTTGGCAGGAGATGTAGGTGGGAAGGGAATCTCAGTGTTAGGGAATGCCCATATCACACCCCAGCTGGCTATTTAATCACGAAATaaggaaaaacacacaaatatttgGTTAAAACACTTTTAATGAAAAGGGAAAGACACTAGTATGTCCCTTGTCTGCTCTTCACATTTTACTATGTTAGGAAGCTCCGGAGCCTATACCTTTGGAGGAGAAACCATCATTCAAGTCAGTCAGTAGCAGAactctcactctctcctcctcAGAACTCCTGTTCCAAATGATCCTATGTTAAGAGTAAATACTACATCTCATTACAAGACGGAGAGGCAGGGAGAACACCACCTAGAGCTCGTCTCCCAAAGTCTGGGACTCTAAGACCCAGACAGTGGCAAAGACATAAGCCCTGGTCCATAGACAGGCAAAATGGGGGAGGAAATAGGCCTTGAGAAAGGAAGACAAGGAAAATCCAAGGGGCCAGGGAATAAAGGAGGGAGTTATCTAAAACTAGGAGCACACTAGTGCTAGGGAATCCCCTATGACCTGTGGTGCAGTGCTGCACAGCAAGTCACTAATAGTCCAAAAGAACATTCATGAGACCCATCCAGTCAAGAATCGGAGGTCCCCTCCCTCACACCATGCCCTTTTCTTAATCTCATAGGTTCCCAGCAAGCCCTATGCTTTAGCAACACTCTTCAACTCTCCATCATTACTCTTTCAACCCCCCCTCACCAATAATGCTTCTTAAAGATATGAACTTCACAGTTCCCAAAATATTCCACGGGAGACCTGTTGGCAAGACATCTGCTTGTTTCCTAACTTTGAGAGGCCATGATGAAGGAATAGGAGAAGCTGGAGGTGTCTTGGCATATTGACCAGCCAACACCTTCGCCTGAACGAGAGTGTACAGGGAAGAATGTCCTATATGCCCTTCATTTCCCCCTACCCCGTAGGGCCGGGCCGCCAGATACAGATATTGTTGTGTCTTCATTGCTGGCACTTTCTGGAGCAGGGAAAGAAGGAATGTACAGTTTGCTACTTTTCTTCTATGGTGGGCTTCTTAGGCACTGCCCTGGATGCAGGAGACCGAAATAGGAAGAGGGGGGCTCTCTTCTCCTTGGCCTCTCTGGATCCCATTGCTGGAGGCACGTTCCCAGCCACAGTTCCCAGGCCAAACAGCACTGGTGGCGCCAGGCCTAAAGTGGTAGTGGAGGCGGAGCTGGAACTCCGGGGCTTGGTGGGCAGGTCACTTGACAGGAAAGCTGTGTACTGGTTCCAGAAAGACAGGGGACCTACCCTCACCAGTTGGACAGGAATGTCCTGGGATAGGAAGTCCTGCAGGTTGACCTGGTCACCAGAGAGGAGTGGCACTGGGCCCTCCAGAGACAGCTGCCGGCCCCTTCGGGCTGGGCTGCAATTCCAAATGTGGGTGCTCAGGTGCACCTgccaaagggaaagggagaggaagaaaggagaggggagaagggtcaCCCCAGGGAAGCTGGAGAGGGTTCCCCTTGGGAAGGTGAAAGCTGTAGAGAATCTATTTTCCTCAGGTACACGagtgaagagggaagaaaaattcaTCAGGGGGCCATCCCCCTGTGAGCACAACTATTTCCAAGCTTGGGGACTAGAGAAAAGCCACTAGGGAGGTATCACAGAAGGactcagagaaaaagacaaataagagcTCATACATCTTAGAGGTCCTTCTACagagctcttggtttctgctcccTGGGTCAAGGGGCAGCAGGTACAGAAAAACAGGCTCATGGGATCGTGGGGTCATCTTTTCGGGGAAAGGGGGAGAGCCCCGGGGAAGTGATGGAAGGTGAGCAGCCTGGGACCAAGGAAAGAGCAGCAATATTCTGAGGGCCATGGGGGGCAAAGGGTTGTACCTGGTGGTGAGCCAGCAGCATATGCTTCTTGAGGATAGCCCGCTCGAGAAAGCTCTGCCTGCAGAAAACACAAGTGAAGAGCGGCCCCTCCTTGGGGTGGGTCTTCTGATGCTCCTCCAGGGCTGCCTGCGTGGCAAAGCTCTGACCACACACCTCGCAGGCCTTTCTGCTACTGCTCTCGCCCGGCTCCTTTCTCATGGCCTCCTGCATGCTCAGCTCCACCGAGGCGCTGCCGCTGCCTTCCCCTTCCCGGCTGAGTGCTGCCGTTGGGCTCGAGCTCCTCTCCGCTCTGGCCCCCGCTTCCATGCCTCCGGCGACATCACCgcctccctgctccatgggctGTGTTTGATCCAGGCTGTTGGCCGGCgggggcggcggtggcggcggcggcggcagggaAGGCTGTTGAATCACTTTCTCATTGCTTTCCATCTCCTTCCCGGCGGTGGCtactgccgccgccgccgccgccgccgccgtggtCCCCACGgtccccacttcctcctctgcccccgaAGCCTCTTCTGAGTCACCTCGCACGGATATTGCCTTCTCGCCTCCACTCTCTGAGCCTCTCCCTGCCAGGGAATCTTCATCAGTcacatcttcctcctcttcctcgtcctcctcctcctcttcagaCAACTCCTCTTCCGGGGACGGCTGCTGGGACGGCTGCTGGGGGAAACTCCCCGGGCCCGAGACTGTGGGCTGCTCCGCGCCATTTTCCGGGGCAGCTCCCCCGCCTTCGGAGAGCGTGGTACCGCCGTTGGGGATCTGGCCCCCCAGGTGCATCCGAACGTGCTGCTGCAGAGTGACAGCGTTGGTGAACTTCTTCTGGCAGATGGGGCACGAGTTCTGGGCCCGGGCGGCTGGGCTGGCCTTGTGGCCCACGAAGTGCGCGCGCAGGTTGCCCCGGGTGGAGAAAGCTCGGCCACACACTTTGCATTTGAAGGGCCGCTCACCTCCGTGTTGCCCATAGTGCAGGCGCAGCGCGCGAGGACAGCTCAGCACCCGGAGGCAGATGACACACTGGTTAGGTCCCGACGAGGCGGCGGACGAGGTCGCGGGCGCCGAGGCGGTGGGGGCTCCCGAGGCGCTAGAGGCCACGGCCACAGCTCCTTGCCGGTCAATCTTCTCTACCAGTTGCTGCAGCTTCGAGGTCTCGGAGGGTGAGGCCCCCAGGGGCTCCAGCACGTAGGGGAAGGGGAAGCTCCCTGTGGACTTAAAGTGGTTGGTAAGCAGCGCCCAGCTGGGGAGCGACGTCACCAGCTTACTCAGCTGCATTCGGGCTGCTGTGCCACTTTCTGCCACCCCGGTGATGGCTGAGCCCTCACTCCCCGGAGGGGTATTTTCATCCGCTTTACTCTTTGGCTCTACTGCCTTCATGAGCACAAACTTGTTGAAAGCAGGCAGCGCAGGAGCCGCGGCTGCGCCCGCGCCCGTGGACAGCAGCGTGAGGCTCTCGGTGGCGCTGAGTGCTGCGGCGGAGGCCACCAGAGGCTTGCGTTCCACACCTCCACCGGGCACGGCCACCTCCTCCTCGGCCTTCTCCGGCGGCACGGACATACCATAGGGCAGGCCGCTGCTGGTGATGACGTAGTCTAGGTGCTCGGGCACCGGGTGAGGGTTCATCTGCACGTGCGGGTACTTCTCGCGATGCCGGTGAAAATGCACTTTGAGGTTGCCGCGGGTGGTAAAGCGGTTGCCGCAGACGTTACACTTATAGGGCCTCTCACCTGTGTGGGAACGCAGGTGGATCTGCAGGGCGCTGTCACTGCCAAATACTTTGGCACAGAAGCGGCACTTGTGCCGTCCACCGGGCTTCTCCAAGGGACCCATCACTTCCCCGTAGCCCAGCTCGCCACTTCCGTTCTTTGGCTTCAGGAGCCCTGGGGAGGCAGTAGCCTCAAGGCCTCGAGCTGCCCCAAGACACTGTGCTGCCAGTAGTCCCGTGGTGCCTGGGAATGCCAGATGAGGTGAGGCCATCAGCTGATCTGTGCCgccgggcagggctggggagggggcaggggtgggtttGTGGCTTCGCCCAACCCCTCCGGCAGAGAAAGGGTGCTGTGACCCCAGCGGATGGTAAAGATGAAAGAAAGCCTGCTTGGGCGTTTCTGCCcccgaggaggaggaagaagaggaggaggatggtgcCAGCGTCTTGCTGGTTTGGACGGGCTTGATGGGGCTGAAGAGGGGAAGCAGGGGCTTGGTGGAGGAGGCAGTCCCCGTCCCAGGTAACTCTGAGGGACTGGCAGGGGTGCCCACTGTCTGGCCTAAGGAGCCAAGCAGCAGCACCTGGCGGCAGATTTGCTCAGTCATCTGCATCTGGTGGATCTGGCGCTGCTGCAGCACCCGGAGCTCTTCCAAGATCAGAGGGATGTTCAAGTGGCCGCTGCCTACCCCTGGGGgcggaggtggaggaggaggaggggggggtGCAGGGGTAGATTCTGGAGGTAATGGGGTTGCGCCCAGCTTGGGACTCGCCAAGATCAggcccccgcctcccccagctGCTGTACCTGTGGCAGCCACCAGGAAGTGCCCCGCAGACTCCTCTACTCTCCGCTCTGGGCCCCAGGAGGGATCTGTGGGCACTGAAGACCCAGAATCCGGGGGGTTGCTGTGCTCTACCTCCATGACCTGGGAACTATTTTGGCCCTCCGCCCGGGATTCAGAAGAGGTCGAAGAGTTGTTGGGGTTCTCCTGGCCCCCAATTATCACCATTACAGGGGGGTCAGTAGAACATGCATTCTGGTGGGCGAGGAATTCAGTTGGGTCAGTGAATTGTGCGCAGCACTTGGCACAGACTTGGGGGTGGTCCTCCTCGCTAGCATCACCTAGGGAGAAGACAAGGAGAGAGCGTGGGTGGTGCGGTTGGGATGGGCCTGCGAAGGCTCTAATTAACAACGAGCCCAGTAACCGcttgtggggggcggggagatgaGCTCACCATCAGGCCACGCAGAAGGCTAGAGCTCAGTCTTGACCGGCCCGGACGCGAAACACCccagggtaggggggtggggaggggcaggcaagCTCAAGCTTCTGCCTTCCCTAgtccgtcccccacccccccaaccccgggcCACCGCGGGCGCAAGGAACAGGCGTGAGGAGGGGGTCCTAGGCAGAGAATCGTGCATTTCATCCCGTCCGCCGAAAGTCCCTTACCCCGCGCGCAtcccctccgcccccacccctgccgggGCAGGGCCCTACCGCACCTCCAAGCTCCGCCGGCTCCCCGCAGGGCCCCCCGAGACGAGAGCTCCTCCCGGTTTCGTGCGCCATGGTTGTGGGGGAGGTGGAGGGCCGGGTAGAGTGGGAGACAATAGGTAGCGGGATTGGGGGAGGCGGCGGTGGCCGCCGGGGCTGCGGCAGCCTCTGCGCCCAGCGGCCCAGACTGCGGAGATGGAGatcggcggcagcggcggcgggggcagggagccgcggaggagggggaggggagcggggaggcacggaggaggggaggagctggAGCGAGaaagctgggagaggggagatgggggaggagcTGCTCGGGAGCCGGGCGGGagcggggagtgggaggtgggtgTGTGGGGCCGGAGCCCAGAGCCTAGCAGGTTCCCGGAGGCTCAGTGACAGGTGCTTGTGGGGCGTGGTGGGGGTCCACCTTCCCTTGCACTCTGCCAGCTCCCCCCTTCTCCAGATGTCTTTGCCCagacctgcccccacccccc
Encoded proteins:
- the SALL2 gene encoding sal-like protein 2 isoform X1; protein product: MSRRKQRKPQQLISDCEGPSASENGDASEEDHPQVCAKCCAQFTDPTEFLAHQNACSTDPPVMVIIGGQENPNNSSTSSESRAEGQNSSQVMEVEHSNPPDSGSSVPTDPSWGPERRVEESAGHFLVAATGTAAGGGGGLILASPKLGATPLPPESTPAPPPPPPPPPPPGVGSGHLNIPLILEELRVLQQRQIHQMQMTEQICRQVLLLGSLGQTVGTPASPSELPGTGTASSTKPLLPLFSPIKPVQTSKTLAPSSSSSSSSSGAETPKQAFFHLYHPLGSQHPFSAGGVGRSHKPTPAPSPALPGGTDQLMASPHLAFPGTTGLLAAQCLGAARGLEATASPGLLKPKNGSGELGYGEVMGPLEKPGGRHKCRFCAKVFGSDSALQIHLRSHTGERPYKCNVCGNRFTTRGNLKVHFHRHREKYPHVQMNPHPVPEHLDYVITSSGLPYGMSVPPEKAEEEVAVPGGGVERKPLVASAAALSATESLTLLSTGAGAAAAPALPAFNKFVLMKAVEPKSKADENTPPGSEGSAITGVAESGTAARMQLSKLVTSLPSWALLTNHFKSTGSFPFPYVLEPLGASPSETSKLQQLVEKIDRQGAVAVASSASGAPTASAPATSSAASSGPNQCVICLRVLSCPRALRLHYGQHGGERPFKCKVCGRAFSTRGNLRAHFVGHKASPAARAQNSCPICQKKFTNAVTLQQHVRMHLGGQIPNGGTTLSEGGGAAPENGAEQPTVSGPGSFPQQPSQQPSPEEELSEEEEEDEEEEEDVTDEDSLAGRGSESGGEKAISVRGDSEEASGAEEEVGTVGTTAAAAAAAAVATAGKEMESNEKVIQQPSLPPPPPPPPPPANSLDQTQPMEQGGGDVAGGMEAGARAERSSSPTAALSREGEGSGSASVELSMQEAMRKEPGESSSRKACEVCGQSFATQAALEEHQKTHPKEGPLFTCVFCRQSFLERAILKKHMLLAHHQVHLSTHIWNCSPARRGRQLSLEGPVPLLSGDQVNLQDFLSQDIPVQLVRVGPLSFWNQYTAFLSSDLPTKPRSSSSASTTTLGLAPPVLFGLGTVAGNVPPAMGSREAKEKRAPLFLFRSPASRAVPKKPTIEEK
- the SALL2 gene encoding sal-like protein 2 isoform X2 translates to MAHETGRSSRLGGPCGEPAELGGDASEEDHPQVCAKCCAQFTDPTEFLAHQNACSTDPPVMVIIGGQENPNNSSTSSESRAEGQNSSQVMEVEHSNPPDSGSSVPTDPSWGPERRVEESAGHFLVAATGTAAGGGGGLILASPKLGATPLPPESTPAPPPPPPPPPPPGVGSGHLNIPLILEELRVLQQRQIHQMQMTEQICRQVLLLGSLGQTVGTPASPSELPGTGTASSTKPLLPLFSPIKPVQTSKTLAPSSSSSSSSSGAETPKQAFFHLYHPLGSQHPFSAGGVGRSHKPTPAPSPALPGGTDQLMASPHLAFPGTTGLLAAQCLGAARGLEATASPGLLKPKNGSGELGYGEVMGPLEKPGGRHKCRFCAKVFGSDSALQIHLRSHTGERPYKCNVCGNRFTTRGNLKVHFHRHREKYPHVQMNPHPVPEHLDYVITSSGLPYGMSVPPEKAEEEVAVPGGGVERKPLVASAAALSATESLTLLSTGAGAAAAPALPAFNKFVLMKAVEPKSKADENTPPGSEGSAITGVAESGTAARMQLSKLVTSLPSWALLTNHFKSTGSFPFPYVLEPLGASPSETSKLQQLVEKIDRQGAVAVASSASGAPTASAPATSSAASSGPNQCVICLRVLSCPRALRLHYGQHGGERPFKCKVCGRAFSTRGNLRAHFVGHKASPAARAQNSCPICQKKFTNAVTLQQHVRMHLGGQIPNGGTTLSEGGGAAPENGAEQPTVSGPGSFPQQPSQQPSPEEELSEEEEEDEEEEEDVTDEDSLAGRGSESGGEKAISVRGDSEEASGAEEEVGTVGTTAAAAAAAAVATAGKEMESNEKVIQQPSLPPPPPPPPPPANSLDQTQPMEQGGGDVAGGMEAGARAERSSSPTAALSREGEGSGSASVELSMQEAMRKEPGESSSRKACEVCGQSFATQAALEEHQKTHPKEGPLFTCVFCRQSFLERAILKKHMLLAHHQVHLSTHIWNCSPARRGRQLSLEGPVPLLSGDQVNLQDFLSQDIPVQLVRVGPLSFWNQYTAFLSSDLPTKPRSSSSASTTTLGLAPPVLFGLGTVAGNVPPAMGSREAKEKRAPLFLFRSPASRAVPKKPTIEEK
- the SALL2 gene encoding sal-like protein 2 isoform X3; protein product: MVIIGGQENPNNSSTSSESRAEGQNSSQVMEVEHSNPPDSGSSVPTDPSWGPERRVEESAGHFLVAATGTAAGGGGGLILASPKLGATPLPPESTPAPPPPPPPPPPPGVGSGHLNIPLILEELRVLQQRQIHQMQMTEQICRQVLLLGSLGQTVGTPASPSELPGTGTASSTKPLLPLFSPIKPVQTSKTLAPSSSSSSSSSGAETPKQAFFHLYHPLGSQHPFSAGGVGRSHKPTPAPSPALPGGTDQLMASPHLAFPGTTGLLAAQCLGAARGLEATASPGLLKPKNGSGELGYGEVMGPLEKPGGRHKCRFCAKVFGSDSALQIHLRSHTGERPYKCNVCGNRFTTRGNLKVHFHRHREKYPHVQMNPHPVPEHLDYVITSSGLPYGMSVPPEKAEEEVAVPGGGVERKPLVASAAALSATESLTLLSTGAGAAAAPALPAFNKFVLMKAVEPKSKADENTPPGSEGSAITGVAESGTAARMQLSKLVTSLPSWALLTNHFKSTGSFPFPYVLEPLGASPSETSKLQQLVEKIDRQGAVAVASSASGAPTASAPATSSAASSGPNQCVICLRVLSCPRALRLHYGQHGGERPFKCKVCGRAFSTRGNLRAHFVGHKASPAARAQNSCPICQKKFTNAVTLQQHVRMHLGGQIPNGGTTLSEGGGAAPENGAEQPTVSGPGSFPQQPSQQPSPEEELSEEEEEDEEEEEDVTDEDSLAGRGSESGGEKAISVRGDSEEASGAEEEVGTVGTTAAAAAAAAVATAGKEMESNEKVIQQPSLPPPPPPPPPPANSLDQTQPMEQGGGDVAGGMEAGARAERSSSPTAALSREGEGSGSASVELSMQEAMRKEPGESSSRKACEVCGQSFATQAALEEHQKTHPKEGPLFTCVFCRQSFLERAILKKHMLLAHHQVHLSTHIWNCSPARRGRQLSLEGPVPLLSGDQVNLQDFLSQDIPVQLVRVGPLSFWNQYTAFLSSDLPTKPRSSSSASTTTLGLAPPVLFGLGTVAGNVPPAMGSREAKEKRAPLFLFRSPASRAVPKKPTIEEK